In Candidatus Zymogenus saltonus, a single window of DNA contains:
- a CDS encoding NAD(P)/FAD-dependent oxidoreductase, translating into MSKETKYVIIGGGVAGLGAIEGIREVDKEGEITLVTMEAYPPYSRPGISYWLYGKLDDTTMPLRDDSFYSNLGVTLMTDCEATSIDTKAGTIKTKGGKDIPFDRLLIATGGSPILPPIDGAEGLDMVFSFTTYKDAREIGKKRDKIKRAVVVGGGLIGLKAAEALNNIGVKVTVLELMDRILSLAFDKTAGDLVAKGLVEAGIEIITEDTAQKVVSDGGKIMEIVLRSGKSVEADALILAIGVRPRVELAGGAGIDVGRGILVDERLMTNIKDIYAAGDASEAYDIIYRERRVTPILPNAYGQGKQAGRNMAGTDEPYEGGLSMNAIGFYGLDTISIGLVDPPENGGYDVLVRLDKENNIYRKLVTKEGRLFGAVLVGEVERAGIFASLIRDGVSIAGLEETMLSGEFGHVHMDRDLRVKRLERR; encoded by the coding sequence ATGAGCAAAGAAACAAAATACGTAATCATCGGCGGCGGCGTGGCCGGCCTGGGCGCGATAGAGGGCATCCGAGAGGTCGATAAGGAGGGGGAGATAACTCTCGTAACTATGGAGGCCTACCCCCCCTACTCCAGGCCGGGGATCAGCTACTGGCTCTACGGAAAGCTTGACGATACCACCATGCCCTTGAGGGACGACTCCTTCTACAGCAACCTCGGCGTTACGCTTATGACCGACTGCGAGGCGACCTCGATAGATACCAAGGCCGGGACGATAAAGACAAAGGGCGGTAAGGACATCCCATTCGACCGCCTCCTGATCGCCACGGGCGGCTCGCCCATACTCCCCCCCATCGACGGGGCGGAGGGTCTCGACATGGTATTTTCCTTCACCACGTATAAGGACGCGAGGGAGATCGGCAAGAAGAGGGATAAGATCAAAAGGGCGGTCGTCGTGGGCGGGGGCCTCATCGGCCTCAAGGCGGCCGAGGCCCTGAACAACATCGGGGTCAAGGTCACCGTCCTGGAGCTCATGGACAGAATCCTCTCCCTCGCCTTCGACAAGACGGCGGGAGACCTCGTCGCAAAGGGCCTGGTGGAGGCCGGAATAGAGATAATCACGGAAGACACTGCCCAAAAGGTCGTTTCCGACGGCGGGAAGATAATGGAGATCGTCCTGAGGTCGGGAAAGTCGGTCGAGGCGGACGCCCTGATCCTCGCCATCGGCGTAAGGCCGAGGGTCGAGCTTGCCGGGGGAGCCGGAATCGATGTGGGGAGAGGGATCCTCGTCGATGAAAGGCTGATGACCAACATCAAGGACATCTACGCCGCCGGGGACGCCTCCGAGGCTTACGACATAATTTATCGGGAGAGGCGCGTCACCCCGATCCTCCCCAACGCCTACGGTCAGGGGAAGCAGGCGGGCAGAAACATGGCCGGAACCGACGAACCCTACGAGGGGGGGCTTTCCATGAACGCCATCGGCTTTTACGGCCTCGACACGATCAGCATAGGCCTTGTCGACCCGCCGGAGAATGGAGGATACGACGTCCTCGTTCGCCTCGACAAAGAGAATAATATCTACCGAAAGCTGGTCACGAAGGAGGGGAGGCTCTTCGGCGCCGTCCTCGTGGGAGAGGTCGAGCGGGCGGGGATATTCGCGAGTTTAATCAGGGACGGCGTCAGCATCGCGGGGCTGGAGGAGACGATGCTCTCCGGAGAGTTCGGCCACGTCCACATGGACAGGGATTTGAGGGTGAAAAGGCTTGAGAGGAGATAG
- a CDS encoding 4Fe-4S dicluster domain-containing protein, which yields MRYVVANEDVCIGCRLCEIACVVEHSKTKDIVKAYKFEEKRELPRSHVEEVGPVSLSITCRHCDDPRCVAACITGAMRKGEDGRVTVDIEKCVGCWSCVMACPYGSVGMDKEDRKSVKCDLCGDREIPACVEACPNRALIVVEEEVG from the coding sequence ATAAGATATGTGGTGGCAAACGAAGACGTCTGCATAGGGTGCAGGCTCTGCGAGATAGCCTGCGTGGTGGAGCACTCCAAGACCAAGGACATCGTAAAGGCGTACAAGTTCGAGGAGAAGAGGGAGCTTCCCCGCTCCCACGTCGAGGAGGTGGGGCCTGTCTCCCTCTCCATCACCTGCCGGCACTGCGACGACCCCAGGTGCGTCGCCGCCTGCATAACAGGCGCCATGAGAAAGGGGGAGGACGGAAGGGTGACGGTCGATATCGAGAAGTGCGTCGGCTGCTGGTCGTGCGTCATGGCCTGCCCCTACGGGTCGGTGGGGATGGACAAAGAGGACAGGAAATCGGTCAAGTGCGACCTCTGCGGCGACAGGGAGATACCGGCCTGCGTGGAGGCCTGCCCTAACAGGGCCCTTATCGTTGTGGAGGAGGAGGTGGGATGA
- a CDS encoding alpha-hydroxy-acid oxidizing protein — MLYKAPYDTFTEFIIERDEDKCISCRVCERQCSYGAHIYDPETDKMTEDNSLCVACHRCEALCPTGAITIKENPGDFKTNASWTPYYIKNVYKQASTGGVLLTGMGNDKPYPIYWDKILLDASQVTNPSIDPLREPMELTTYLGRKPDSLNVVKEGGKLRLLDKLEPQIKIEYPIVFSAMSYGALNYNAHLAMAMAAKETGIIYNTGEGGLHRNLYEYGPWTIVQVASGRFGVHAEYLNAGSGIEIKIGQGAKPGIGGHLPGEKVGEQISLTRMIPTGTDALSPAPHHDIYSIEDLRQLIYALKEASDYTKPVSVKIAAVHNSAAIASGMVRAGADIVAIDGLRGGTGAAPTMIRDNVGIPMELALAAVDTRLREEGIRNQASILAAGGIRCSADVVKAIALGADAVYIGTAALIAMGCGMCQRCYTGKCPWGITTNDPYLAKRLNPEIAAERLTNLVRAWGHEIQEMLGGMGINAIESLRGNRERLRGVGLSQIELDILGIKHAGT; from the coding sequence TTGCTGTACAAAGCCCCATATGACACTTTCACCGAATTTATAATTGAGAGGGACGAGGATAAGTGCATCTCCTGCAGAGTCTGCGAGAGACAGTGCTCCTACGGGGCGCACATCTACGACCCCGAGACCGACAAGATGACCGAGGACAATTCCTTATGCGTGGCGTGCCACAGGTGCGAGGCGCTTTGCCCCACCGGCGCCATTACCATAAAGGAGAATCCGGGGGACTTCAAGACGAACGCCAGCTGGACGCCCTATTACATAAAGAACGTCTATAAGCAGGCGTCCACCGGCGGCGTCCTCCTTACCGGCATGGGAAACGACAAGCCCTACCCGATCTACTGGGACAAAATCCTCCTCGATGCAAGCCAGGTGACCAATCCCTCCATCGATCCCCTCAGGGAGCCGATGGAGCTCACCACCTATCTTGGGAGAAAGCCGGACAGTCTAAACGTCGTAAAAGAGGGGGGGAAGCTCCGCCTTCTGGACAAATTAGAGCCCCAGATAAAGATCGAGTACCCGATAGTCTTTTCCGCCATGAGCTACGGCGCCCTGAACTACAACGCCCATCTGGCGATGGCAATGGCGGCAAAGGAGACCGGCATCATCTACAACACCGGAGAGGGGGGCCTCCACAGAAACCTCTACGAGTACGGCCCGTGGACCATCGTCCAGGTGGCCTCCGGACGCTTCGGAGTCCATGCGGAGTACCTGAACGCCGGCTCCGGAATCGAGATAAAGATAGGCCAGGGGGCAAAGCCGGGCATCGGGGGGCACCTCCCCGGCGAAAAGGTCGGGGAGCAGATAAGCCTGACCAGAATGATACCGACCGGCACCGACGCCCTCTCTCCGGCCCCCCACCACGACATATATTCGATCGAAGACCTGAGGCAATTGATATACGCCCTCAAGGAGGCCTCCGACTACACGAAACCGGTCTCGGTAAAGATCGCCGCTGTCCACAACTCGGCCGCCATAGCCTCCGGGATGGTAAGGGCGGGCGCCGACATCGTTGCCATTGACGGCCTTCGAGGCGGAACGGGCGCCGCCCCCACCATGATAAGGGACAACGTGGGGATACCGATGGAGCTGGCACTTGCCGCCGTCGATACGAGGCTGAGGGAGGAGGGAATAAGAAACCAGGCGTCGATCCTCGCCGCCGGAGGCATCAGGTGCAGCGCCGACGTCGTAAAGGCGATAGCCCTTGGGGCCGACGCCGTATACATCGGGACGGCGGCCCTGATCGCCATGGGTTGCGGCATGTGCCAGCGGTGCTACACAGGAAAGTGCCCCTGGGGAATCACCACAAACGACCCCTATCTCGCAAAAAGGCTGAACCCGGAGATAGCGGCCGAGAGGCTTACGAACCTCGTCAGGGCATGGGGCCACGAGATCCAGGAGATGCTGGGGGGGATGGGAATCAACGCCATCGAGAGCCTCAGGGGAAACCGCGAAAGGCTGAGGGGCGTGGGGCTGTCCCAGATCGAGCTCGACATCCTCGGCATAAAACACGCCGGAACTTAG
- a CDS encoding glutamine synthetase, which produces MICKTKGDVLKIVKERNVSFIQFWFTDILGILKSFAITPGELDEALSEGMGFDGSSIEGFARIEESDMIAKPDPTTFQFLPWRDKEKPVARMFCDILEPDGSNYAGDPRYALKKVLQKAKDLGYTYYVGPEPEYFYFANNKEAKVLDEGGYFDATPLDLAGPFRRETIFALQDIGIDVEYSHHEVAHSQHEIDLRFDEGLKMADKFMTLRVTVKEIARKNGIYATFMPKPIYGINGSGMHTHQSLFKGDRNAFYDPNDALSLSKEAKGYIAGILRHAREMTAVCNQWVNSYKRLVPGYEAPVYVSWARRNRSTMIRVPMYKPGKEKATRMEFRSPDPACNPYLAFTVMLTAGLKGIQEGYDLPAPIEEDVYEFSPEMRREKNITELPGNLFEAIGELENSELVKEALGDHIFNKFIENKKIEWDRYRTHVSRYEIDNYLPIL; this is translated from the coding sequence ATGATTTGTAAGACAAAAGGGGATGTATTAAAGATTGTCAAGGAGCGAAACGTAAGCTTTATCCAGTTCTGGTTCACGGATATTCTCGGGATATTGAAGAGCTTCGCGATAACGCCCGGGGAGCTGGATGAGGCGCTGTCTGAGGGGATGGGATTTGACGGCTCCTCCATCGAGGGATTTGCCAGGATCGAGGAGAGCGACATGATCGCCAAGCCAGATCCCACGACCTTTCAGTTCCTCCCCTGGCGAGACAAGGAGAAACCGGTAGCCAGGATGTTCTGCGATATACTGGAGCCGGACGGCTCAAACTACGCGGGTGATCCGAGATATGCCCTGAAAAAGGTTTTACAGAAGGCCAAGGATCTTGGCTACACTTATTACGTCGGTCCCGAGCCCGAATACTTCTATTTCGCAAACAACAAGGAAGCCAAGGTACTGGACGAGGGTGGATACTTCGACGCCACTCCCCTCGATCTGGCAGGCCCCTTCAGGAGGGAGACGATCTTCGCCCTGCAGGATATCGGCATAGATGTTGAATACAGCCACCACGAAGTCGCCCACAGCCAGCACGAGATTGACCTCAGGTTCGACGAGGGCTTAAAAATGGCGGATAAATTTATGACCTTGAGGGTAACGGTAAAGGAGATTGCGAGAAAGAACGGTATTTACGCAACCTTCATGCCCAAGCCCATATACGGAATAAACGGGAGTGGAATGCACACCCACCAGTCCCTCTTCAAGGGAGACAGGAACGCCTTTTACGATCCAAACGACGCGCTTAGCCTCTCAAAGGAGGCCAAGGGATACATCGCCGGAATATTGAGACACGCAAGAGAGATGACCGCCGTGTGCAACCAATGGGTCAACTCCTACAAGAGACTGGTTCCGGGCTACGAGGCCCCGGTCTACGTCAGCTGGGCCAGAAGAAACAGGTCCACCATGATAAGGGTGCCCATGTACAAACCGGGCAAGGAGAAGGCGACCAGAATGGAGTTCAGGTCCCCCGATCCCGCCTGCAATCCCTATCTAGCCTTTACGGTTATGCTGACGGCTGGGCTGAAGGGGATTCAGGAGGGATACGATCTTCCCGCGCCCATCGAAGAGGATGTCTACGAATTCAGCCCCGAAATGAGGCGCGAGAAGAACATAACGGAGCTCCCGGGGAACCTCTTCGAGGCGATAGGCGAGCTGGAGAACAGCGAGCTGGTAAAAGAGGCCCTCGGCGATCACATCTTCAACAAGTTTATCGAAAACAAGAAGATCGAGTGGGACAGGTACAGAACTCACGTAAGCAGGTACGAAATCGATAACTACCTGCCCATCCTTTAG
- a CDS encoding FMN-binding glutamate synthase family protein yields MNLKRPNANDALQTANRSRDVSPQSGICSRCVDNCVGNCDLFNATFRGRELLYPGPFGSVTAGADKDYPIDYSHLNIMGYAFGAEGVQGDPEHAIFPAVDTETEFGTANKVKMKVPIFTGALGSTDIARRYWEHFAVGAAISGITLVCGENVCGIDPELKLDKNGKVADAPNMRERVEQYRRYHSGYGDILVQMNVEDTKFGVAEYVIEKLGVETIELKWGQGAKCIGGEIKVDSIERATELKKRGYIITPDPEDPAIAAGFKDGAIKQFERHSRLGFIDQDAFMKEVERLRGLGAKRVTLKTGAYPMRELAMAIKWSSDAKIDLLTIDGAPGGTGMSPWGMMNEWGVPSIYLHSMAVELSDRLSKNGGSVPDLAFAGGLSTEDHVFKCIALGAPYVKAVCMGRALMIPGIVGKNTEIWLQNHKTDDMPIPKNVARYGSTKEEIFVCYEEVKDKYGKEVDKMPLGAIGIYSVSEKIRIGLQQLMAGARKWKLNLISKDNLMSLTPECAKVTGIPYLMDAYRDEALKIIDGK; encoded by the coding sequence ATGAATCTAAAACGGCCTAATGCGAATGACGCATTGCAAACGGCAAACCGATCCAGGGACGTGTCGCCCCAATCCGGAATCTGCAGCAGGTGCGTTGACAACTGCGTGGGAAATTGCGACCTTTTCAACGCGACCTTCCGCGGCCGTGAGCTTCTTTATCCCGGCCCGTTCGGGAGCGTAACGGCCGGTGCGGACAAGGATTACCCGATCGATTACTCCCACCTTAACATCATGGGATACGCCTTCGGAGCCGAGGGAGTCCAGGGAGATCCCGAACACGCCATATTCCCGGCGGTCGACACGGAAACGGAATTCGGGACCGCAAACAAGGTAAAGATGAAGGTCCCCATATTCACGGGAGCCCTGGGAAGCACGGACATCGCCAGGAGGTACTGGGAACACTTCGCGGTAGGGGCAGCGATCAGCGGAATCACCCTTGTGTGCGGCGAGAACGTCTGCGGAATTGATCCGGAGTTGAAACTCGACAAAAACGGCAAGGTCGCAGACGCGCCCAACATGCGCGAGCGTGTGGAGCAGTACAGGCGCTACCATAGTGGTTACGGCGACATTCTGGTGCAGATGAACGTTGAGGACACCAAGTTCGGCGTTGCCGAGTACGTCATCGAGAAGCTGGGCGTCGAGACTATCGAGCTGAAGTGGGGACAGGGGGCCAAGTGCATCGGAGGCGAGATCAAGGTCGACTCCATCGAGAGGGCAACCGAGCTTAAGAAGAGAGGGTACATCATAACCCCCGATCCGGAAGACCCGGCGATAGCGGCCGGATTCAAAGACGGCGCTATAAAGCAGTTTGAGCGTCATTCCCGTCTCGGATTTATCGACCAGGATGCCTTCATGAAGGAGGTGGAGAGGCTGAGAGGCTTGGGAGCGAAGCGCGTCACGCTAAAGACCGGCGCCTACCCGATGAGAGAGCTTGCAATGGCCATCAAGTGGTCTTCGGACGCAAAGATAGACCTCTTGACCATCGACGGGGCCCCGGGAGGAACCGGCATGAGCCCCTGGGGGATGATGAACGAGTGGGGTGTCCCATCAATCTACCTCCACTCGATGGCGGTCGAGCTCTCCGACAGGCTCTCCAAAAACGGCGGCTCGGTTCCCGACCTCGCCTTCGCCGGCGGACTTTCCACCGAAGATCACGTATTCAAGTGCATCGCCTTGGGAGCCCCCTACGTCAAGGCCGTCTGCATGGGCCGGGCGCTGATGATCCCCGGGATAGTGGGGAAGAACACCGAGATCTGGCTGCAGAATCATAAGACCGATGACATGCCTATTCCAAAGAACGTCGCAAGGTACGGCTCGACCAAGGAGGAGATCTTCGTCTGCTACGAAGAGGTCAAGGATAAATACGGCAAAGAAGTGGACAAGATGCCGCTGGGAGCAATCGGCATTTACAGCGTATCGGAAAAGATACGGATAGGCCTACAGCAGCTGATGGCAGGGGCCAGAAAATGGAAGCTCAACCTTATCAGCAAGGATAACCTCATGTCGCTGACACCTGAATGCGCAAAGGTCACCGGCATTCCCTATTTGATGGACGCCTACAGGGACGAGGCCCTCAAGATCATCGACGGCAAATAG
- a CDS encoding DUF128 domain-containing protein, with amino-acid sequence MSEKAEKKRLSILKILHESENPMSSPRITRELNARGFDVSERTVRLYLLEMDSAGLTESFGKRGRRITEKGLTELSQARVFEKIGFLAAKIDRMTYKMDFKLSRRTGTVVMNTSLIERDQIERAVPLIKSVFASGLGMGELVTVFEPGQKMGELEIKEDYVGIGTVCSVTLNGVLLDFGIPTNSRFGGLLELEEGEPIRFVELINYDGTTLDPLEVFIKSGMADLKGAAESGSGRIGASFREVPAESRNRVLEISEELKGVGLNGFLKVGWPGQALLEIPVSDGRCGVIIIGGLNPVAILEEHGVEVKHAGALSGLCDYRDFFHYSELDERIGRLC; translated from the coding sequence ATGAGTGAAAAGGCGGAAAAAAAGAGGCTGTCGATCCTAAAAATACTTCACGAATCGGAAAACCCGATGAGCAGCCCCAGAATAACCCGGGAGCTCAACGCCCGGGGATTTGACGTGAGCGAGCGGACCGTGAGGCTATACCTCCTTGAGATGGATTCTGCGGGACTGACGGAGAGCTTCGGTAAAAGAGGGAGGCGGATAACCGAAAAGGGATTGACGGAGCTTTCGCAGGCCCGGGTTTTCGAAAAGATAGGCTTTCTGGCGGCCAAGATCGACCGAATGACGTATAAGATGGACTTCAAGCTTTCCAGGCGGACGGGGACCGTCGTGATGAACACGAGCCTCATAGAAAGGGATCAGATCGAAAGGGCCGTTCCGTTGATAAAAAGCGTGTTTGCATCCGGACTCGGCATGGGAGAGCTAGTGACCGTCTTCGAGCCGGGGCAAAAGATGGGCGAGCTGGAGATCAAGGAGGATTATGTTGGAATAGGGACGGTGTGTTCGGTGACCCTGAACGGCGTTTTGCTCGATTTTGGGATTCCAACCAATTCGAGATTCGGCGGGCTCTTGGAATTGGAGGAGGGGGAGCCTATAAGGTTTGTCGAGCTGATAAATTACGACGGGACCACCCTCGATCCCCTGGAGGTTTTCATAAAGAGCGGCATGGCGGATCTTAAGGGGGCCGCGGAGTCCGGGAGCGGGAGGATAGGAGCAAGCTTCAGGGAGGTGCCCGCAGAGAGCCGAAACAGGGTCCTGGAAATCTCGGAAGAGCTGAAAGGTGTGGGGCTCAATGGATTCTTAAAAGTTGGATGGCCCGGGCAGGCGCTCCTCGAAATCCCCGTGAGCGACGGCCGGTGCGGCGTAATCATAATAGGCGGTCTCAATCCGGTGGCCATCCTCGAGGAACACGGGGTCGAGGTAAAACACGCCGGCGCCCTGTCGGGACTGTGTGATTACCGAGATTTTTTCCACTATAGTGAGTTGGACGAACGTATTGGGAGGCTTTGCTGA
- a CDS encoding response regulator, which translates to MLRSEPIKILYVEDDNGLAHLVKDSLKREGYEVDIALNGEEGLAMYEAGSYDLIALDYEMPIFNGLEVMKKLSSEGDMPPTMMITGAGDENLAVEAMKLGAGDYLVKDIEGSYIDLIPIKVERILESHRLAIEKKRAEEELLRISKLLSEAQEVAKLGSWEWDIVNDNTVWSFEMYKILGVDISEPPSIEKMRELVHPDDKKICENLMKTVINGNRPEYIECRIITREGILKFVHFKAESHYDGSGKLIRMIGILQDITEQKRMEEHLIEGQKMKAVGALAAGVAHDFNNITATILGYASFLKNKFIDMGPVYEGLLAIQKSAIRASELTAQLLTYSRSREGKFEVVPVNINKVVDSVYNIITSEALEKSISINLEIESDLKNIEGDISQLTQVVMNLSMNALEAMTDGGTLTIQTYLIEVEKEIEMGLYSIKTGEYVCLKMKDTGIGMNRDTLNRVFDPYFTTKDEKSRIGLGLSVVYGIVKNHGGYINIDSETDRGTEITLYFPAESEKKEDTEKIDIKAMGGTESIMIIESEEAVLLILKNILTEAGYTVYAYDSGEAGLKAFREKEKPTDLVILDFIMPDIGGEEVLKKLLEIDPDIKVILSSGYSEVNQYRDVINLGAAGLVKKPFMANKLLREIREVLD; encoded by the coding sequence ATGTTACGGTCAGAACCAATCAAGATCCTATACGTTGAAGATGATAACGGCCTCGCGCACCTCGTTAAAGACAGCCTCAAAAGAGAAGGCTACGAAGTGGACATCGCCCTAAACGGCGAAGAGGGGCTGGCCATGTATGAGGCCGGCTCTTATGACCTGATCGCCCTCGATTACGAAATGCCGATTTTCAACGGTCTCGAGGTGATGAAGAAACTGTCATCCGAAGGCGATATGCCTCCGACAATGATGATAACGGGGGCGGGCGACGAGAACCTCGCTGTGGAGGCCATGAAGCTGGGAGCGGGGGATTACTTGGTCAAGGATATCGAGGGCAGTTACATTGATCTGATTCCAATAAAAGTAGAGCGGATTTTAGAAAGCCACAGACTCGCAATTGAGAAGAAGCGGGCCGAGGAAGAGCTGTTGAGGATTTCAAAATTGCTGTCAGAGGCGCAGGAAGTCGCAAAATTGGGGAGCTGGGAATGGGATATCGTGAACGACAATACCGTATGGTCCTTCGAGATGTACAAAATTCTGGGAGTGGACATCAGCGAACCTCCGTCAATAGAGAAAATGAGGGAATTGGTTCATCCTGACGACAAGAAGATATGCGAAAACCTGATGAAGACGGTCATTAATGGAAACAGGCCGGAATATATAGAATGCAGAATTATCACGAGAGAGGGTATTTTGAAGTTTGTCCACTTCAAGGCGGAATCCCATTACGACGGCTCGGGTAAATTGATCCGAATGATAGGTATTCTGCAGGATATCACCGAGCAAAAAAGGATGGAGGAGCATCTTATAGAGGGCCAGAAGATGAAGGCGGTGGGCGCCCTGGCGGCCGGCGTAGCCCACGATTTCAACAACATCACGGCCACAATTTTGGGGTATGCCTCGTTTTTGAAGAACAAGTTCATCGACATGGGCCCGGTTTACGAGGGGCTTTTGGCAATCCAAAAATCCGCCATCAGGGCATCGGAGCTTACGGCACAACTGCTTACGTACTCCAGATCCAGAGAGGGGAAATTCGAGGTTGTTCCCGTAAATATAAATAAAGTGGTAGACAGTGTATACAATATAATCACTTCTGAGGCACTTGAAAAGTCCATATCAATCAATCTGGAGATCGAGAGTGATTTAAAGAACATCGAGGGCGATATCTCACAACTGACCCAGGTGGTTATGAACCTTTCGATGAACGCCTTGGAAGCAATGACCGACGGGGGAACACTCACAATTCAGACATATCTTATAGAGGTTGAAAAGGAAATCGAAATGGGGCTCTATAGTATCAAGACCGGGGAATATGTATGTTTGAAGATGAAGGATACCGGCATCGGAATGAATAGAGATACCCTAAACAGGGTATTCGATCCCTACTTTACGACCAAGGACGAAAAGTCGCGAATCGGTCTCGGACTCTCCGTGGTTTACGGCATAGTCAAAAACCATGGAGGCTATATAAACATTGACAGCGAAACGGACAGAGGGACGGAGATTACTTTATACTTCCCCGCTGAATCGGAAAAGAAGGAAGATACAGAAAAGATTGATATAAAGGCCATGGGTGGCACGGAGTCAATCATGATAATCGAAAGCGAGGAAGCGGTTCTCCTGATCTTAAAGAATATCCTAACCGAGGCGGGCTATACGGTGTATGCCTACGATTCGGGTGAAGCGGGACTCAAGGCCTTCAGGGAGAAAGAGAAACCGACAGATCTCGTCATCCTCGACTTCATTATGCCCGACATTGGGGGTGAAGAGGTATTGAAAAAACTGCTTGAAATCGATCCCGATATCAAGGTTATCCTGTCCAGCGGATACTCCGAGGTAAATCAGTACCGGGACGTTATCAACCTTGGGGCGGCCGGCCTTGTGAAAAAGCCCTTCATGGCCAATAAGCTCCTGAGGGAAATAAGGGAGGTTCTGGATTAG
- a CDS encoding GMC family oxidoreductase, whose protein sequence is MNGTEIEYDVIVVGSGPGGSTVAREMSLSGKRVLLLERGGNVKRVGNTVSAVLMSKSLGLTLSREGNWVVSGATYGGTSNLAAGCAVPPPEMVFAPHGIDLTDEVACAKKEMWINRLPDELVGETNLRLLEAANDLGNDWDKMESFIDPEKCVPECSDCMFGCGRGAKWTARVYGDEAQRNGADLKLRTRIDRVLTENGRAVGVEGRRLGKRVRYFGKVIVLSAALGNVPILKRAGIDDAGRGFACDFLKFAAGIGRGIDSTKANPMTVGTLEHYESDGLVIIPVFYGWSTFAAHLLLSNPRRLPKLFNHRRYTGVMVKIKDDVAGEIYPDGTYSKPVTGKDRKKLDKGVEIAKRVLKKVGCREDSFFVSEPMGAHPSASCRIGEVVDSNLETRIKNLYCCDSSVFPEALGLPVVWTVVSLGKRLAKRLNSVI, encoded by the coding sequence ATGAACGGAACAGAAATAGAATACGATGTGATAGTTGTGGGATCGGGCCCGGGCGGCTCCACGGTGGCCCGGGAGATGAGCCTTTCCGGGAAGAGGGTGCTCCTCCTTGAGAGGGGGGGTAACGTCAAACGGGTCGGAAACACCGTTTCGGCCGTCTTGATGAGCAAGAGCCTCGGCCTTACCTTGAGCCGCGAGGGGAACTGGGTCGTCAGCGGGGCGACCTACGGGGGGACTTCCAATCTCGCCGCCGGCTGTGCCGTTCCCCCGCCGGAGATGGTCTTTGCCCCCCACGGTATAGATCTGACCGATGAGGTTGCCTGTGCCAAAAAGGAGATGTGGATAAACAGGCTCCCCGACGAGCTGGTGGGGGAAACAAACCTGAGGCTCCTCGAGGCCGCCAACGACCTCGGGAACGATTGGGATAAGATGGAAAGCTTCATCGATCCCGAAAAATGCGTGCCCGAATGCTCCGACTGCATGTTCGGGTGCGGCAGGGGCGCAAAGTGGACGGCCAGGGTATACGGCGACGAGGCGCAGAGGAACGGGGCGGACCTCAAGCTCCGCACGAGGATAGACCGGGTATTGACGGAAAACGGCCGGGCCGTGGGCGTCGAGGGGAGGCGGCTGGGAAAAAGGGTGAGATATTTCGGGAAGGTTATCGTCCTCTCCGCCGCTTTGGGAAACGTACCGATTTTAAAGAGGGCCGGGATAGATGACGCCGGCAGGGGATTTGCCTGCGACTTCCTCAAGTTCGCGGCCGGGATCGGCAGGGGTATTGATTCAACGAAGGCAAATCCTATGACCGTGGGGACTCTGGAACATTACGAGTCGGACGGGCTGGTTATTATCCCCGTCTTCTACGGCTGGAGCACCTTTGCCGCGCATCTCCTTCTATCGAACCCGAGGCGTCTCCCGAAGCTCTTCAACCACCGGAGATATACGGGGGTCATGGTCAAGATAAAAGACGATGTAGCGGGGGAGATCTACCCGGACGGCACATATTCCAAGCCGGTTACCGGCAAGGATCGAAAAAAGCTGGACAAGGGAGTAGAGATCGCAAAGAGGGTCTTGAAGAAGGTCGGGTGCAGGGAGGACTCTTTCTTCGTCTCGGAGCCGATGGGCGCCCATCCGTCGGCCTCCTGCAGGATCGGGGAGGTGGTGGACTCAAACCTCGAGACAAGGATAAAAAACCTCTACTGCTGCGACTCCAGCGTGTTTCCGGAGGCTCTGGGCCTCCCAGTCGTGTGGACTGTGGTCTCTCTGGGCAAAAGGCTCGCAAAACGCTTGAACTCCGTGATATAA